A genomic stretch from uncultured Pseudodesulfovibrio sp. includes:
- the trpS gene encoding tryptophan--tRNA ligase produces the protein MSERKRIVSGMRPTGPLHLGHYFGVIANWVKLQEEYDCFFFVADWHALTSEYADPTRTKGFVPGLVKDWIAAGLDPEKCSIFQQSMVKEHAELNLLLSMITPLGWLERCPTYKEQKTELAQKELNTFGFLGYPVLMSADILMYKPCAVPVGKDQLPHLELTREIARRFNHLNKTELFPEPADMLTEECKLPGLDGRKMSKSYGNSIMLSEPIDEIMPKLRGMKTDENRLRKSDPGDPEICNLYPYHKLMTDPAKLPEIQEGCRNASWGCVDCKKLLMESMETFLTPLHERRAACTDEMVQEILQAGNEKARAYARKTMDEIRQVMNFDF, from the coding sequence GTCATAGCCAACTGGGTTAAACTCCAGGAAGAATACGACTGTTTCTTTTTCGTGGCCGACTGGCATGCCCTGACCAGCGAATATGCCGATCCCACCAGGACCAAGGGTTTTGTACCCGGTCTCGTCAAGGATTGGATCGCCGCCGGTCTGGACCCGGAAAAGTGCAGCATATTCCAGCAGTCAATGGTCAAGGAACACGCTGAACTGAACCTGCTCCTGTCCATGATCACCCCGCTGGGCTGGCTGGAGCGCTGTCCCACATACAAGGAACAGAAAACCGAACTGGCGCAAAAAGAACTGAACACATTCGGTTTCCTCGGCTACCCCGTGCTCATGAGCGCAGATATCCTGATGTATAAGCCGTGCGCCGTGCCCGTGGGCAAGGACCAGCTTCCGCATCTGGAACTGACCCGCGAAATAGCCCGCCGCTTCAACCATCTGAACAAGACGGAACTGTTCCCGGAACCGGCAGACATGCTCACCGAAGAGTGCAAACTGCCCGGTCTGGACGGTCGCAAGATGTCCAAAAGTTACGGCAATTCCATCATGCTCTCCGAACCTATCGACGAGATCATGCCCAAACTCCGCGGCATGAAGACCGATGAAAACCGCCTGCGAAAGTCCGACCCGGGTGATCCCGAGATCTGCAACCTGTACCCCTATCACAAGCTCATGACCGATCCGGCCAAGCTCCCTGAGATTCAGGAAGGCTGCCGCAACGCATCATGGGGTTGTGTTGACTGCAAGAAATTACTCATGGAATCCATGGAGACCTTCCTGACGCCCCTGCACGAACGCCGCGCCGCATGTACCGACGAGATGGTTCAGGAAATCCTGCAGGCCGGCAATGAAAAGGCCCGTGCATATGCCCGGAAGACCATGGACGAAATCCGTCAGGTCATGAACTTCGACTTCTAG